The window TCGGCCACAGGTGGGTCGTCACTCACTCTCCTGGCTGGATGAGCTTCCGGAGTCGCAAACTCCTCCTCAGCTGGAGGCCTGACGATGGGGTGGTTTGAGTTGAGGTTGTCGCAGCATACTTTGGTGGAGGCAAGAGCACGCTGCTGAGCGCATTGCGGGTAGCCGTTGCAGCTCTTAGCAGCTTCAGAACCTGTAAATCCAAGCAAACCGTCGTTGAGAACATAGTGCAAAACTGAAGAAGAAAGAAGAACGAGCTACTAGTTCTCTTTGAGTTTTGAGTCTTGACTGCCTGGGTTTTGTCAAGAGTTAGCTCTTTCTCCACGAGCTCCCCGTTCGGAATCTTCGCCGAACGTATGGCCTGGAGACTCCTGGCCAGGGAGAAATCGACGATGCGCAGGTCATCGGTCACCATGAAGTTGATGGGCCCTACGTTGACATAGCTTGTATAACCAGTGTCACGTCCCCGGTATGGGGATTTTGGATTCAGCTCGCTGAGATAAATCGGAGGAGAGTGATGCGACCTTGGATATAATTCTTCAACTTGGAGCACGTTGCTGCTGCACCCAAAGAAAGGGGGCAGCTTTGGTGATAGAAGCAAGCTTTTGCATTCTTGTTTGACACATCCAGCTACATTCACACTGTTGTAGATATTACGAAGACATACGTCTGGTGACAATTGACCGTAAGTCTTTATTACAGATCCAACAGGAATGCAGAGGAGGCCAAACAGAAGATCAACCAGGTCTTGCTGAACTTCAGCATACAACACAGACAAGCCTTATCTTTATAGGTTGGAACTTGGGATCAGCCACAATTGCTTGTGTTGTTAACAGTTTCTCAGGAAGCCGATAAAAACTCGCCCAATTCGGCGCAATAGCGACATCGAAATATAGGCCTGTCAAAGGTTGCTTAGACAGCAGTGCCCTCCTAAGCAAGCTAATTATCTGGAAGAGATACAATATAACCGTAACTGGTAGGGGAATCCTTTTCCAATTTGCACTATAGATACCTAAAATAACAATTAACAAAAAACAAGCTAGACTGGTAGAGAGACAGA is drawn from Aegilops tauschii subsp. strangulata cultivar AL8/78 chromosome 1, Aet v6.0, whole genome shotgun sequence and contains these coding sequences:
- the LOC109772371 gene encoding uncharacterized protein, translating into MSSNGGPTVAVKLFIDKEKKRVLFAESDKDFVDILFSFLTLPLGTVVRLFDKHSQIGFLDELYRSVESLGEEHFQTRDCRTMLLRPVNAAAAHCDRLKVKVDAAQTGIYVCPYYSSSSCGTGRWPQSSSPAATEASTVDGIFSKGGSKFIVTDDLQVAPSSTTLMFSLIDKLGLQEPLNIKEEVLQLNSNKIISLLRRALLSKQPLTGLYFDVAIAPNWQDLVDLLFGLLCIPVGSVIKTYGQLSPDVCLRNIYNSVNVAGCVKQECKSLLLSPKLPPFFGCSSNVLQVEELYPRSHHSPPIYLSELNPKSPYRGRDTGYTSYVNVGPINFMVTDDLRIVDFSLARSLQAIRSAKIPNGELVEKELTLDKTQAVKTQNSKRTSSEAAKSCNGYPQCAQQRALASTKVCCDNLNSNHPIVRPPAEEEFATPEAHPARRLAANYVSNEWNHAFYAVYQVI